CGAGCGGCCGCGGCTGGCGGTGTTCCGCAGCCTGAACCATATCTACGCGCAGGTGATCGACGACGTGCGCGGCCACACGCTGGTCGCCGCGTCGGACCGCGACGCCGACGTGGCCGGCGAAGCGAAGGGCAAGGCGAAGGCGGCCCGCGCCGAGCTGGTGGGCGCCGCGCTGGCGCGCAAGGCAAGGTCGGCGGGCATCTCGGCGGTCGTGTTCGACCGCGGCGGCTTTCTCTATCATGGCCGCGTGAAAGCGCTGGCCGACGCCGCGCGCAAGGGCGGCTTGCAGTTCTGAGCGACGAGAAGGCAGGCGGAGAAGCGGAGCGCGCGTCTCGGTCTGCCCGGTCCAAAAGACGAAGGGGCGGTTATGACCACAGGCGAGCGCGGCGGTTCGCGTGACTCCGACCTCAACGAGAAGGTCGTCTACATCAACCGCGTGTCGAAAGTCGTCAAGGGCGGCCGGCGCTTCAGCTTCAGCGCCCTCGTCGTTGTGGGCGACGGGCGCGGCGGCGTCGGCGCCGGCATGGGCAAGGCGAACGAGGTGCCGGAGGCGATCCGCAAGGGCGCCACGATCGCGCGCAAAAACCAGATTCGCGTGCCGATGAACGGCACCACGATCGCGCACCCGATCCTCGCCCGCTTCGGCGCCGCCAAGGTGCTGATGAAGCCGGCCTCGGCCGGCACGGGCGTGAT
This genomic stretch from Dehalococcoidia bacterium harbors:
- the rplR gene encoding 50S ribosomal protein L18 — encoded protein: MAVKTGREQRIRRHYRVRRRVRGVGERPRLAVFRSLNHIYAQVIDDVRGHTLVAASDRDADVAGEAKGKAKAARAELVGAALARKARSAGISAVVFDRGGFLYHGRVKALADAARKGGLQF